The Maylandia zebra isolate NMK-2024a linkage group LG14, Mzebra_GT3a, whole genome shotgun sequence genome includes the window gctttttttccactaagacttgttttatggggagatgtacgaaattatttaccgggttacaagcaatgataatatcggactcctcagcgtcatcattttctatctattgagaaaacttattgttaaagtattgaagaaaaaaactcctCCTTGGcccgcggtgtgtgtgtgtgtgtgtgtgtgtgtgtgtgtgtgtgtgtgtgtgtgtgtgtgtgtgtgaaacaagaTCGCCTGTCGCTGCAattatggtttgtttttcagtctctcaAAAGGAAAAGTAGTATTCACTAAGGGATATTTACTCGTTTTTTACACATAGGCAGCCTGTAGGTTAcatggtttgtttttcagtctctcaAAAGGAAAAGTAGTATTCACTAAGGGATATTTATtcgtttttttttacacataggcagcctgtaggttacaagcggatagaaagttcttcttttcatcacaaGCTATGGTGTATCTTAAAGGTTTTTTACAGCGTCtgtattataggaaaataaaatactattgaAATCTCTACAGGAAGTCACTCTTTATTTCCATTACAAACGCCGGTGCAGCTtaagaaagtaaaattacaTCCGCTCTGTCTCTCTATACATCACAGAATCATCTGCTGCATCACCGCTGTGCTTAGGGAACATGACGCATCAGGTCTGAAAATGACTAGACACTTCCGGAGTATTTCCGGTAGGGTCATAAGGTCCGGATCGAGGCCTTCCATAGTAAATATGCTGTATTTGAATATGTCATATTCAAAGCCTTCTTCTTTGGGAGAGCAGATCTCATCGGACACAGGAACGCTGCTGGGCTGCAGAAGGAAATCCATCTTGTGTCTGTGCCTTAGAAATTGTGAcggactccacctctctgcttttttattcccctccaacagatggcgcgcttccggaggtttccccctccctctaaaaactttttttcccaaCAACAGATGACGCGCTTCCGGAGGTTTCCCCCCTCCCTTCTCAGGATGCAATTCGACACGGTTAGCAACAGATGGCGCGCTTCCGGGGTTCACCCCCCCTTCTCAGGATGCAATTCGACACGCGGGGGGTTTCCCACACCCCTTCTCCGGATGCGATTCGTCACGCTCATTACACGCTTCCGGGGGGGAGGGGCGGGAGGTCAAAAGGTCGTGATTAGGGCCATCAATCACTTCGGATCAAATTTTGTCATAAGCTGTATGGGATTATCTCTCTAATATAACATACAACCAAAGCAAGTTAAGACAGAGTCCTACTGGCTTGGAGCTTTTTCACAGAAACAACAAGTACTACCTGTTCAGGCTCAGGTGTTCTGATTGTCACTGCTACCTCACTGCACAGACTGGTGGGTTGTTACTTACTGAAGATTTATGACTAGCCTTGAAATGACACTTTAAACTATTTCCCTGTAAGCATCACAGTTACAACatcagactcacacacacaacagttgttgtctctgtgtgtgtctgtgtacaaaTCTGTATGTGCTCAGTGCAGTGTCCAACAACTAAAGGTCAAATATTTTtgtgcaaaataaaaagaagtatAAGTAAAGACAACGCTGAGAAACCTGAAATGAAAATCATCAATTCAGGAAATATTAGTCAGACTAACAGGTCACACGAAGGCAGTTATCAGGCCAATTACTCAACCAACGGTTTCCAGTTCTAGCTATGAGTGTTCACATGGGTATTGATGACAGTGTATGACgaataaaacagtgaaatacCGGAAATAAATTATTTGCACAATAAATCATATCTCTTAGAGAAGATTTAGGTTTAGATTTATTTGTAAAACTCATTATGTGTTTAAATGGGGCACATTtattgcaaatgcaaattcttcTATTCATGAACAGAGGCCAACTGGCACCAGGATGTAAAGATGTTATTGTACAAACTGCATTTAGATACATTTCGGAAACTGGCCTCCTAAAGTAAGGAATTTaatgaaataaacataaaaaatatataaataaattccatccatccatccattcgcttccgcttatccttttcagggtcgcggggggcgctggagcctatcccagctgtcatagggcgagaggcagggtacaccctggacaggtcgccagtctgtcgcagggccaatataaataaattaaattttaattttacaaGTTGTCTTTTCTGCTATTACTTCTTGGCTCAAGTACTCATCATATAAACATCATCATTCGAAATTCATGTTAGCTTAAGTTTTCATATAGTCAAACCACAGatttccaaacacacacatactacTGTTCAATCTTCCatggtctagcaggacaagcacagagatgggTCTGCTGCCAGAGGCCacaagaagatcatttgtaacctttacTAAAAGTGTTTCTGTAcgttgatgagctctgaaacctgactgaaactatatacatatttacattCTGACACCAATTTTTCTCacaatgttgcaggaaatcaaacaaaatggcagaccaccaccaaatatgaactcTGCAAATATTAGTCTCTtactaaaaccaggcaaagacaagctatcgtccaatatcccttattagtgtagaccttaaaataatctgcaaagttctctcaaagagattacagaaaataaccccccttttaattcatcctgaccaaactggtttcacaaaaggtaggcactcatcaacaaatacacgtagactacttaatttaatagactactcgtGCAGTAAAAATATTGAAACCATAATATTGTCTCTTGATGCAGAAAAGgtgtttgacagagttaactggaaatttttatttgcaactttacataaatttggttttggaaactcttttgTAAGCTTGTtaaaagatgcccctgagacaatccagcacataacagcagggtgcaagatgctagcagggaaggcatacatggaacgccataaccataGTGTACAGAGGACccggtagaggacccgagcttgaaggattgaccgcccacaggggcgagagggaatttatttttatatatatatatatatatatatatatatatatatgaattatAATAGTTCACAATGTTTTaagtgtgtaaataaaatttctAACAACAACTTAAAATTGCACAACTTTCTCCCAAGGTTTTCTTGGAGTACTGATAATGATTAAAGCAGAGATATTAGACTACACGAGTTGTGAGTTGCTACCAAAGATAAAGGATTGACGCTCATGTAATTGTTATTGCTGTCTATGCACACATAGCGCAGATTGTAACTGATTTTAGACCAGTAAAAGTTGAGCCAGTGGCAGCTTGTCTGGCACACTGCTCTACTATTAGTTTACTGTGAAAGTCTCCAGTAACTGTTAATGGAGTCTGCCCACAAAATGGAGATAGCTACAGTTTCTTATGACCATGAGATAAGCTGCGCTTTCAGCGACTGCAGCTACCAATGTCAAATaatgtaaaagatggatgcaaaTAGCTTCATGACAGCACTGATGAAAGGACAGAACGCTTTACTTTGGTACATTGTAATTTAtgtttatttcttatttctAGATTTGATGAGGCAAACACTGCATTTGAAAATGCAAAGAAGAGAAGATTCCACCATTCTAGAAAGACTGATGTGATTTATCTCTATGGGTCTAAAGAGAGGTGGCCAACTTTAAAAGTTAAGACAAACACTGCAGTCAAAGATGTCTAGTTCAAGCGCTGGTACAAGCAGCTTTACTGGCTatacaaaacatgaaaatgaattaacaaagaaaaacatccacTGGTCTTACCAAGAATTCAGTTAAGAAACAAAGGGATGTTGCAGCACAGTTTGGGGAAAACATCAAAGGTCACAAAATGAAGTTTGAAAATAACAGACAGTGGCTGCAGTCAcacttttcactgtttttaaacactcagtttcacttcagctctttgatTGTTATAACTTTGCTCTCCTTGCAGCCAAAATAACATGAGCATAACAAAACCTAATTACAAAAGTAAACAAGATTACTTGCATTACTATACTGGTGTCATTTATTGTATGAACCAATTCTCAGTCAAGATGCAAAAAGTAATTATTATATCCAATGCTGCAGGTACAGTCATgtaacacagacatgaaacaaagaaaatcccAGAAAGTTCAGTGAAAGTATTACATGGTTATTTCAGGATGATTAATGTGGATTGGCCCGTGCCCGGGGCTGCACAGCATCAATGCGTttgcgcggttagctcgttaatgcGTCAGTGCACAGGGCGATCCACGTTAACTTGCTGAAGGAGATTTGCTGCCTTAATgtggttatggcgttaatgtcattttaacgagattaacactgacagcactaattaaAATTTAAGAAATGTTCTATTTAATTTGGAAGGTCAACAATTTGGAGTAAATGATTCTGGCATGTAGTGTGAAAGAAGCCGCTACATTCGCTTTTCAAATGGGATACAATGCAAGATTGAAATAAATGTCATGAAAAGATTAATTTAATGAACTGAAGTTTCACTGCGGAGaactaaaatgactttttttagTCTGCAGTtgtgttcagttcatttttactgGATCATGGGGTGATCATTCCAGGGAGGCAGCTGGGACAATTTTTCCTCAGTGGCTGTTTTGATGGGCCAGCCCCAGGCCTTGAAGAAGCCGGTCAGGTTCATCCCCACAGTCTGCGAGAAAGTCTCAGCATACAGGTTCATCTTTGTGTCATTGTCATCAGGAAAGTCTCTCATGTGGTGGTACGCAGCAAAAACCTTCTTAAAGGCATCCCAGCCAAACTTTTCCTGGAGCTACAGAGAAGGTAATTATAACAACAAGCCAAACTATTTGCTGTCTTCTTTGTTAGGAGCAATAATCTCTTGACCAAAGCATCAGAACCTGTTACCATTTAATGTTAGCTTCACTATAAGTCTGCAAGTCTATATGGACTTTCAGTCTTATTCATACAGAGGTGGGTCGAGTATACTTTAAAAGcaaagttttttcaaaaacttGCTCAAGTAAATGTAACTAGTTACTACCCACCTCTGTATTCATATCAAGTGTTTTCTTTACTATGGATCAAGCAAAATTTCTCTATAATTTCTCACCTGCAGATATGTTTCCAGGGCAACCCACACACTCCAGTCACTGAGTTTCCTTCCTCCCTTGATGTACTCCTCTACTCGACTCTTTCGTTTAGCTAAAGTCAAATCACCATGAGCCTGCACGAAAGAACATGGAATGAGATAGTTGCTAAATCATGTGATCACAGCAAACTCAGTCATGAGTTTTCTGATGATGATTGATGTAAAACAAAGAAGAGTTTTAAATCTATTTATGTTATGTAGTTATGAAATCATGTGATCACAGCGAAAAAGGTATGTGATGTGCTGTGATAGGATACAAAAAGAGTTTTCTTGATGTTGACTAATATAAAACAAATGAGACTGTCAAAAACACTTGATTTGCTCTACCTGTGCTCTGTTGATGCCCAGCACCTCTTCATTCACATACACTGACCACAGGTTGCATGTACACTCTGTGGTGTGTGGTCGGAACTCCCAGCAGCTTCTCTGTTGGTTGTGTCCAAGTTCATGGATGGGGCCCCACAGTTGTTTACCTTTTTTAACATCAACTACTTCAGCAGCTGAGGCATGGTGTGCCATGATGGGATAACCTGAATGCATCCAGCCttaacagaagaaaaatacatgacattttgttttcctgccTCTTTCACCTACCAGAATTGACACATGTCAGTTCCCAAATCCCACCCTTTGCCAGATCATCTTGATCTTGTTGTATGTGAGTAATCCAGTAGTCTCTACTTTAGTTGATATTCCTCATCCTTtctttgtatatatattttgttttctagaAATCTTTGCATCCTCTCATCAACAGAgtcaaaaacaaatataaaaatgtatcaCACTGAGCATGAACATGATATTTTAGTTAAATTGTTTGTCATCCACAGTGAGTTGGGACTAGTTTCATGTCCTTGGGAGTCAAAGTGCACTTACCAGCAGAAATCTGCACATCTGTCACAAAGCGCTCCTTGTGGGGAAATTTGTGTGATTTGGCAGCCAGATCCGCAATGGCCCTCATGATTTCATCCCAGAGAGCAGCCACCTCCTCGGGGTGCTCCAGACACCGAACAACATGTGATGGTACGGTGAGGACGATGTTTTCAAACTCCAACTCTGTCCAGGGCCCAGGAGCCGTGCGCAGCGTTAACCATTCAGCTGCAGTTGTTGCACCTGAAAAGAACAAAGAGAGGAGCAGATCTATTAAAATGCTTTGAattactgcattttaaaaaatataaacattttctATAGTAtctgtattttgtatttctgtAATTTTTCAGCGTCACATATGCATTTGATTACACCCTTCAAACAgcctttaaagttttaaaacagGCTTTTGTGTAAAGCTGAAGGCTTTGAATAATAAGAATTAAGCAAACCTTGTACACTGTTTTAGACGAGAGGGTTAAGCTGTTAACTagatttttgtttacttttctttACTTAACTTTCAACATGTTGAACTGAAATTGTTTCACCTGCATCGTCCATTGAAAACACTTGGGATCAGAATGAAGGTGATGCAAGTGAATAAGATTAAGACTTATCAGATATCTTCCATTAACTCCATGGACATAAAGTACACAGCACTGTTATAAACCACAGACTTACCAGACTTGTAATATGGAACAGTTACAGCTTTCTGCACTATGATCTCCAACCCCTTCACTTGTGTGTTGGGTGGGGCCACCAGGTAGATGAGCCCCCCCCACAGGTTGGACACATGCATCATCTCTGATGTAACAGGAAATCGCTCATGAACACGTGGTGGTCTCTTCAGCTCATCCTTGTCATGTAGGTCATCAGTTTGACAGCCTATCTGAATCTGTAGATAAAATGGAAAATCTATTGGATTTAGCGTCAAATTACAACACCCGTCGCCTTTGCAAACAGCCCCATTCCTGAATACAGAGTGCATTCAGGAATGATTTACAAAGCAGTTGTCATgattacattttctttcttgtggTGTGCTATTAGTTTCCTGTGTCAATATCGTCCAATCAAGTAAGAGATTTCAGGGATGGTTTGAGctgttaaatgacagaaaaaaatcaagtgGGGCTGGTCCTTTAGATTGAATGAACCTTTGCTGCAAACAGGCAGAACCTAAGGGGCTGTTGCGGCACGCCACGCAGCACAACACAGCATAACTCAACACTCCCAAAAGCTTCAAAACAGAGCTTCACCTgtgggtgatgtcatggtcGTTACATCAATCTTTGAAATGGCTGCAACTACAAATGGACCTTGTTACAGTTACAAAGGGTAAAAAGGAGTCATGCAAACCTCACTTGAGGTTTTCATGAACATGTAGTGTCATCAGAAGGAGAAAGACCTTTAAATTATACAATTTTGTAGGTTTCACCTTCCACTCCTTGTTGATAATCTCAGTTGGCATCACCATGTAGGTACTCATACAAGGAGAGAGGTAGAGACCAGTGCTGATCCACTCTTCCCcatctaaaacacacacacacacacacacacacacacacacacacacacacacacacacaaatttgaaaaaaaaggtGTCACTGGGCGTCTATctctgagagagagaaattTGTGGGGGAGAATCCGTTTCTGTGTCATGTGGGATCGGAAGTTAGGGATTTGACTAGTGAACACTACGAGTTCCTACAGACTTAGTAGATAGAAACTGTGGATTTTCTCTTGCTTGAAGATTTTGTAAGCAGTTATCAAATCACTTGgactgtaaataaactcactGAATCTGACCCACTAAGTTTTGTGTTTGAGTGTGGCTTGCACACTGGTTGTGACATATTCACAGTTGACACATTTGTCCACAAACATGAAATCTGACCTGCTGTGGTAACATCGATCTTGAGCCTGTGGTTATAGACGTCTGGCATCAGTGGCCTATCCTTGATGAGGTAGGGCAGGAGGGCCTCAGGATTTAGGCAAAACTCATATACAGGTGATCCCAAACTGAGGAGTAGATGGTCTTTTGGCGTCTTTGCAGGGCAGCTGTCACTCACCTTGAAAGAAGAACATATTAGTGTAACATCTTAGTGGTTAACAGCTGCCATATAATCATCAGTGCACTAGTCTGTGCTGttcaaatgttttttctctACTCACCTGTGGCAGGCCTGACCTCTTTAACATATCAGTGAGTGCAGCCAACACTTGAGTGTAATAGAAGCAGCCACGTGCCTTTGTGCGCAAATAAGCATCACAGTCATTGCCCAGCTTTTTAAGACATCCCTCCTCATGCTTGCTAAGTTCTACACCTGTAGTCACATGGGCAGCAAAGCGGTGTAGAAGGTGGCGGAAGTGGTAAGTATCTTTAATCGGCCAGCTGGGTACAGGGGCTTTGTATGTTCCTGCACGGATTGTTTCTCCTAACAGGCTCAATCCCATTTGGTTCAGGATCTTGTTCCCTGAAAAAAAGTAAAGCCAGTTTGACTTTGAGTCATGTGGTTGGAAATGTCTTGACTTTGTTTTTGACCACTAATGAGAAGACTCCTTTTTGATCCTTGACTTATCACAACATATCACACCTTATAATGTATAAGTCTGTTACAGCACTGCATGTATACAACACATTTTACACATGGACAATTAGGTGGAAAATAAGAACACTACCAGTATTTCTACTCTGTATATTTTGAAACCCTTGTGGTGCATTTTCATACCTGAGAAATCTGTAAGTGGATTTTGCCCAGCATGTGTCTGCGCCCAGTACCAGGCATGTCCTCCAATCAGCAGGCCTCCTCCCTCTGCCACAAAGTTTTGAATTTCCTCCAAATGCTCAGTGATAtacgctgtacacacaaacacgctgAGGTCTTTCCTGAAGTTTGTCTTCTCGCACTTCAGCCCAGACTCACTCAGAACTTTGAGTGCAGGATCCACCATGACACCAACAACCCCTCTGCGCCCTTCATCCAACCAGTGAATGGCGTTTCTCCAAAATGGAGCCATACTCTAAAATCAAAGGAAAGCAGCAGCAAAGGAAGTCATGGATTTGGTGATATATCAAAGACAAGTCCAATCAGCACACATTTCACTTCAATCATCCTGAGGTCTAATACCTAACCCTCTAAAGATTTTGACTTTGAAATTTTATGACTAACATTTAATGTTGACTCTACCTCAACTTCAAGACATCTTTCATGTGTAACCACAAGGACTCGTCCTCGCCCATAGTAGGCTCCTGCCAGGAATGGTCGTCCATCTTCTGTAGTGCCGATGGGAAAGGCTAGTGGGCTGTGGACTAGAACCTCAGAACACAGATACTCAGAGGGGAGGTTGAATTCTGAAACCCCCTGGAGTAAGAACCCCAAGTCATCCTTGAAATCCCTGCCTGTCCTGTATTTGAAAAGTGGAATAGAAAAGTGACATGTGCAgaattaaagtgatttaagaaTAATTGTACACATTtcttcatataaaaaaaaattagtggTTTGTAAATTAACCTATTTGTGAAAACTATATAAACTCTGTAAAAATAAACTGTCACAATCTGAGGGGACAGACCGTGCGGgggtgtgtgtggtggacccaggtgcgaacacaagAGAGTAGACCGAAGTAAACTTAAactgaaagcgagcctttattgtggctgatgacAGGTCTCAACACAAAGCAGAAACACCGTGACTAAACTGaacctaaactaaactgggaaacagaTACTGATAAACTAAGGAGACTCAGAAAACCATGACGAtgatcaaaggagcttgcaaagaaaagcgtctggacttctttaagttacttgaagacgtttcacctctcatccgagaagcttcttcagttctaaggtcaaatgacGATGATGTACAGACTGGCCGGGAGGacatggagggtgggaacacagacgacgtgacacagactgtatgaaacacagaggctgtgtcccaattcagggtctgcacgcttgaagtatgcgcactacgcgtactacgtacggtgcgtactataagtacgagaagtgcggaagtgagaggcttgtgaaatgggacggtatacgcttcgtcgcgctgttcaggttgcctagcaaccatgttactaaccgcgagacacgtgacatacagcattgtttgacagaaatgaaggagaaaaatgttttgttggtcattcatttttgtcatgacatcactttgattagttgagtatctgaggctgagaccacgggactgtaaaacatgattgttgggcttcacttctgtgctgaacagtcatttaagattagttagtaaataacaattagttaatgttgttcatgagactaaagtcatctcactgtggtaatgtaaatataatatggccaatattatagtattgtcagattattatgatatatcTATctacatctatctatctatctatctatctatctatctatctatctatctatatatatatatatatataaaaaaacacccagcacgcccctgcgggcggtttatccttcaagctcgggtcctctaccagaggcctgggagcttgagggtcctgcgcagtatcttagctgttcccaggactgcgctcttctggacagagatctccgatgttgttcccgggatctgctggagccactcgcctatcttgggagtcaccgcacctagtgctccgattaccacggggaccaccgttaccttcaccctccacatcctctcgagctcttctctgagcccttggtatttctccagcttctcgtgttccttcttcctgatattgctgtcattcggaaccgatacatcgatcactacggccgtcttcttctgtttgtctaccaccactatgtccggttggttagccaccaccattttgtccgtctgtatctggaagtcccacaggatcttagctcggtcattctccaccacccttgggggcatctcccattttgacctcgggacttccaggttatactcggcacagatgttcctgtacactatgccggccacttggttatggcgttccatgtatgccttgcctgctagcatcttgcaccctgctgttatgtgctggattgtctctggggcatctttacacagcctgcacctggggtcttgcctggtgtgatagaccccagcctctatggatcttgtgctcagagcttgttcttgtgctgccatgattagtgcctctgtgctgtctttcagtccagctttgtccagccactggtaggatttctggatatcagccacctcctctatctgccggtggtacataccgtgcagggctctgtccttccatgatggttcctcgtctccctcctctttcttgggtttctgctgcctgaggtattcactgagcactcggtcagttggggccatctatatatatatatatatatatatatatatatatatatatatatatatatatatatatatatatatatataggaatgctactacgcaagtaaccccggcggaaggggctacgtgaataggatgagggacctatggattctttgatacccaacatccacaatgacggcgaaacaactagtagctcagtgttccaacattcgaaagaagggactgctctcacagctagagattgacgaggtacaacacaaatcctacggcaaggaggagtcaggacgccaggtcaggggggagatatcatcacccccacccgagattgggtacatagccccaagtgcgataggagaaggattgTTGAGTGCGataggaactgacctgaaaaataggatcatggccaagcttgaaacctggatcccccgtagccggttaccaagattacgtgaagtaccctcagaaggtctgctagatgatgttaatgcagcactacggacaatacctacaaccacgattaccgacactaacaag containing:
- the LOC101481000 gene encoding TRPM8 channel-associated factor homolog, encoding MSSNQSFKSQHEEAYASLMKGLKELDLQGPYVPSDLVLIGDHAFPVAMNSRGQVLMAASLYGSGRIVVLGHEGYLTTFPALVENAVTWLRGDGSDNLSVRVHRKVSAVADNLQKPSFQVEVVGAFSDRLGVGVYVTDAYSVGSDPTELVAFLKAGGGVLIAGQAWHWAATHPKENTLHQFDGNKVAGVAGIYFTERYGEAENLPVYPQIPSSWKSLATGRDFKDDLGFLLQGVSEFNLPSEYLCSEVLVHSPLAFPIGTTEDGRPFLAGAYYGRGRVLVVTHERCLEVESMAPFWRNAIHWLDEGRRGVVGVMVDPALKVLSESGLKCEKTNFRKDLSVFVCTAYITEHLEEIQNFVAEGGGLLIGGHAWYWAQTHAGQNPLTDFSGNKILNQMGLSLLGETIRAGTYKAPVPSWPIKDTYHFRHLLHRFAAHVTTGVELSKHEEGCLKKLGNDCDAYLRTKARGCFYYTQVLAALTDMLKRSGLPQVSDSCPAKTPKDHLLLSLGSPVYEFCLNPEALLPYLIKDRPLMPDVYNHRLKIDVTTADGEEWISTGLYLSPCMSTYMVMPTEIINKEWKIQIGCQTDDLHDKDELKRPPRVHERFPVTSEMMHVSNLWGGLIYLVAPPNTQVKGLEIIVQKAVTVPYYKSGATTAAEWLTLRTAPGPWTELEFENIVLTVPSHVVRCLEHPEEVAALWDEIMRAIADLAAKSHKFPHKERFVTDVQISAGWMHSGYPIMAHHASAAEVVDVKKGKQLWGPIHELGHNQQRSCWEFRPHTTECTCNLWSVYVNEEVLGINRAQAHGDLTLAKRKSRVEEYIKGGRKLSDWSVWVALETYLQLQEKFGWDAFKKVFAAYHHMRDFPDDNDTKMNLYAETFSQTVGMNLTGFFKAWGWPIKTATEEKLSQLPPWNDHPMIQ